DNA from Larimichthys crocea isolate SSNF chromosome XIII, L_crocea_2.0, whole genome shotgun sequence:
TCGTGCCATGTGTCACAAATTCATTATTGGCAGTGAATGCGATGGTCAACAGCAAATACAATAGACAATGTCTCAAATGTGACCATTTAAagaattctgtttttgtttggtcGTTAAAGTTCAAATGCTGGATCACAGGGATTCAGCAGTCAGGATCTGACACACAGCTGGAACACTTACACGCTgaatatttacaacagtttttttttttacctgaacaTTTCCTCCTCTTGACCAGACACTCTTTGATCTCTGAGATCTCGGGGCAGGGGTTGCCAAAGGGTGATGGGTACTGGAGGACCTGCCGCGTGCGGGTCTCCTGGCCCCGCTTGAACCCACAGGTTCTGCCGGACCGAGAGCAGGGGCTCCACTCGCTCCATTCACCCACCTCGCAGTGCACTGACAGGGTAAAGATTGAggtatttagttattttaaattGGGGTAACCCTCTTTTCTTCAAGGTTATATGCCACTTGTAGCTGTTCTACGTGGCAAGGGCCCTACCAACAGTACGGACACCTTAGTTGATTGTCTGTTTCACACTGGACTGACCTTGTGCTGTGCACTCCATGAGTTTGTCATTGGGCTCGTAGTCCTCTGGACAGACATGGTGGCACCTCCCGTTGAGCTGGTACAGGCCTGGCCGGCACCGCTCACATGTCTCACTGTTCACACACGACTCACACTCTGCAGGGCacactgcaaagacaaaagCACTGTTATGCACATTTATGTGCCCGCTTAATTCCAAAGTCAGTATTTGGTAAACTCTACATGGCTAATATGGGATAAATACAAGGTAAATCAAGTTAAGTAATGGGTAAACCCAATGTTTATCCCTGTCCCTGATGAATGTAAACTCTAAACACTTACTGGGAAcacactccctctgtgtgtcgCTGCGGGCCAGCCCCTCAGGGCAATTCTCCTGGCACTTGCCCTGGTGAAGGTAGAATCCCGCTCGGCAGCGTGTGCAGAAGTTCCTGTTGAAGCAGGAGTCGCAGTCCGACCTGCACTCTGACAGAGAAACATGGACCCACCGCCAGCGTTTATTTAAAGCGGTCAAGTTATCGAGTGTGTCCTGCACGTTAAATATACagggtgtcagtgtgtgtgtgtatgtctcacTGGGAATACAGTCAGGAATATAGGCCACTGCAGTCAGATTAATGCCTTGCAAGGGGACTTGTGATATATGATTTTAACTAAAGCAAGGcctgatttaatttaatgtcacCAAAAGGAAACATACTTATCAGGTACCAAGTTTTCAGTAATTtgagtacatactgtatgtatacataATGTCATACCAGGTCTTGAAGCTGTTACTTGTAAAAAAGTGTATATGGAGTGAAGACATATTTTGACAATTTCTTGGAGCCGACTAGACTTCTTGCTCTTGTCACATGTAAGTAAAACACACTGTTAAGAGGCCACATTTAAGTTGGCTTGACaagttttctctgtgtgtttgttatgagAGAAGATTATGCAGAGGACAATGAATAACACAGAAGTCTGGACTACTAATACAACACCTACAGATCAACCTGTTCCTGTTACAGTATCGTTCCATGATACAAATACAGCCATTATAGCTTACTTGTGCAGGTGTTTCTTTCTGGGGAACGTGTGCCGTAAAAGCCTGGAGGACAGGAAGTCATGCACACCCCGATCTGCTTCATCCCAATCCTCTCCAAATGCATGAAGAAGCGCGGCTTGCAGGACAGGCACCCATTGTAGTCAGAGCAGGTCAGACAGCCACCCTGCTGGCACCCTGAGCTCACACCAGAGATCTCTGTTGACAGGAGCAAAGTTTAAGTATGAATTtaatgtggaaaacaaaaatactgggattcttttttttaacttagctTAATTTTGGAGAAATCACAACACTTGCTAAGCCATAGTGCCACAGTTCAGTGACAGACACAATGCTggtaaccctaatttttataacaccagACTCCCTCTTTTTCAACATTCAGGAATTCACTTATTTATTCATCTAATTTAGCAGTAAAACATTTAAGGAAAGAAATAAGACAATAAGACACCAGACACTAGACTCAGAGTAAGTATCATTTTGCAGAGTACAGTGGAACATTTTGATTTTccttgtaaatgttttaatgatcaTGGCGCCCTGCACAAAACAGGATCAAGTGGATCTAATGAATCTGAAGAACCTAGAAAGTTCAACTCAAACTCTGTTTTGAGGGTTCCTACATATTTCATACAGTGCAGTTTGTTTGCTTAGTCAGTCATTACCCTGTAggtttatgttgttgttaacaAATCAGTCAAGTGTTTTTCATGCCTGACTCTGCACTAATTTGTGGGTTGACTCACTGGACTTTGTCTGCCGTGGATGAGAGCTGTGGTTGTaggttttaatcatttttaattgtatGCTGACAGCTTGTCACAGACATGTTTAATGTCTGCCAAGTTACAGCGTGTGTATTTGAAAGCAACAGTGTGTTTaagcattaattaaaaaaaaatacaggtaGCTGCAACACTCGTAACATTTTGTAGAAATcccaaaattatttttatataaagtgtATAAAGCCTTAACATCTTCAAGAACTAACTGTATTATAAAATAGGAAATACATTCAGTCTGTTGCTTGCTGTCAGCTTTCTGGAAAAGCTTCTGTGTTATTTAGTAACAGATTGCACACAGTGGACAAAAATGGTAACAAAGAGGGTTTGGTGGTTGGGTGAGGACGTATATGTTCTGAAAGAAAACGACCAGATACACGTAACAGGTCCATGATGTTTTGAATACACAAAGTGTTTTGGGAAAGGGAAGATCAACTCATGGCCGAGCATGTTACAGTCTACCTGTACCAGGAGTGACACCTATGACTAGCCACGAGAGAAGTTTTATATACTTGCGCAGCCATGCTGCATCGGTGCTCAATTCCCAAAGTCATTGTTTGGATAATGTTGCAGTAGCTACACAGGGTAAGCAAATTAAACACAACCCATAAGGGTAAGTGCCCAAGCAATTAGTTCTCCTCTCTAGCCTTGACATCTCATGCCACAGGTTTAAGCTCGCCCTCTTCCGTCTTCTGTAAGTTCGGTTTAGCTGCCAGTTAACTATAGATCATGGATACTTTGTTTGAAATATCTTGACAATCTTTACAACTGCTGTCCATTTGCCCACATGTGTTCCTGCCAAGCTGCCCTGATTCACACAAGTCTTAAGACGCAGGAATTTGGCCTTGCCCTCACACTTGCACCGACAAAACCTCAGTTGGACAGTGGTATCTTGCATAACATGCCAACAAAGTTACATATGAATAAACACTTTCATagcctggcacacacacaaacacagatggttGATGGAGAAAATAGATTTGTGTAACAAAATAGAAGTAACATGGAAAAAATATTTGGCCTTACGTATTGAATGTTTACATCTTTATAGGACTCCATCATGTGTCAAACTTGATTT
Protein-coding regions in this window:
- the rspo3 gene encoding R-spondin-3 isoform X2 gives rise to the protein MHLERIGMKQIGVCMTSCPPGFYGTRSPERNTCTKCRSDCDSCFNRNFCTRCRAGFYLHQGKCQENCPEGLARSDTQRECVPMCPAECESCVNSETCERCRPGLYQLNGRCHHVCPEDYEPNDKLMECTAQVHCEVGEWSEWSPCSRSGRTCGFKRGQETRTRQVLQYPSPFGNPCPEISEIKECLVKRRKCSGRRKSDRRERRNRNNRKDKENQEGRRERKRERERDTGEREDSDNRNKTEHRHRRGHDTNPVSTGDGLVQ
- the rspo3 gene encoding R-spondin-3 isoform X1, yielding MQLQLISFVLIILHCMDYTGCQQHSSTRHRQHKQISGVSSGCQQGGCLTCSDYNGCLSCKPRFFMHLERIGMKQIGVCMTSCPPGFYGTRSPERNTCTKCRSDCDSCFNRNFCTRCRAGFYLHQGKCQENCPEGLARSDTQRECVPMCPAECESCVNSETCERCRPGLYQLNGRCHHVCPEDYEPNDKLMECTAQVHCEVGEWSEWSPCSRSGRTCGFKRGQETRTRQVLQYPSPFGNPCPEISEIKECLVKRRKCSGRRKSDRRERRNRNNRKDKENQEGRRERKRERERDTGEREDSDNRNKTEHRHRRGHDTNPVSTGDGLVQ